One genomic region from Saprospiraceae bacterium encodes:
- a CDS encoding acyl-CoA thioesterase, which yields MPKIKTVLDSKSIMTEMIMPNDTNPLGNLMGGNLMRWMDIAAAICANRHAEAFCVTVSVDHISFYKSIKLGQVITVESTITRAFNTSMEVYVQVFASDSRKKEGELANHAFFSFVALDEHTLKPMEVPQIKPANAEEEQLFNSAMARREMRLLLSGRLEAKNAKVLREILEGKRVFF from the coding sequence ATGCCTAAAATCAAAACCGTCCTGGATTCTAAATCTATCATGACCGAGATGATCATGCCCAATGATACCAATCCTCTGGGCAATCTTATGGGGGGTAATCTGATGCGATGGATGGACATTGCTGCCGCCATTTGTGCCAACAGGCATGCAGAAGCTTTTTGTGTCACTGTATCTGTAGACCATATCTCCTTTTATAAATCTATCAAACTCGGACAGGTCATCACAGTTGAATCCACTATAACCAGAGCCTTTAATACCTCTATGGAAGTATATGTGCAGGTATTTGCAAGTGATAGCCGCAAAAAAGAAGGAGAATTGGCCAATCATGCTTTTTTCTCTTTTGTGGCCCTGGATGAGCATACTTTAAAACCGATGGAAGTTCCTCAAATTAAGCCTGCCAATGCAGAGGAAGAGCAGCTATTTAACAGTGCCATGGCTCGAAGAGAGATGAGATTGCTACTCAGCGGCAGATTAGAGGCCAAGAATGC
- the lipB gene encoding lipoyl(octanoyl) transferase LipB yields MDKRSVIIEDWGRTDYQQAWDRQTELQKAIIAKKISKEAYSGPYHLVFCEHHKVFTLGRSGKEANLLINPEYLKTQGIDFYKINRGGDITYHGPGQIVLYPILDMESFFTDVHKYVRKLEEIIIRTLQTYNINAYRNPAYTGVWVTSMQDRLPKKICAIGVHMSRWVTLHGLAFNVTTDLQPFDYIVPCGIRDPDKGITSLHLETDQPIDMEHIRSMIKYYFAEEFDCQYILTPHA; encoded by the coding sequence ATGGATAAAAGATCAGTGATCATAGAAGATTGGGGTAGGACAGATTACCAGCAAGCGTGGGATCGCCAGACTGAATTGCAAAAAGCGATCATCGCTAAAAAAATTTCAAAAGAAGCCTATTCCGGCCCATATCACCTGGTTTTTTGCGAGCACCACAAGGTCTTTACATTGGGAAGATCTGGCAAAGAAGCTAATTTATTGATTAATCCTGAGTATTTAAAAACTCAAGGAATAGACTTTTATAAAATCAACCGGGGGGGAGACATTACTTATCACGGCCCTGGTCAAATAGTCCTGTACCCTATATTGGACATGGAATCATTTTTTACAGATGTCCATAAATATGTGCGAAAATTGGAGGAGATCATCATCCGGACATTACAAACTTATAATATCAACGCCTATCGCAATCCTGCATACACAGGCGTATGGGTCACTTCTATGCAAGACCGACTGCCTAAAAAAATATGCGCTATAGGGGTTCATATGAGTCGATGGGTCACTTTACACGGACTTGCTTTTAATGTAACTACTGATTTGCAACCATTTGACTATATCGTCCCCTGTGGTATCCGTGATCCGGACAAGGGTATTACTTCATTGCATTTGGAAACCGACCAACCCATTGATATGGAGCATATTCGTTCGATGATTAAATATTATTTTGCAGAAGAATTTGATTGTCAATATATATTAACACCGCATGCCTAA
- a CDS encoding T9SS type A sorting domain-containing protein — MRIVVALFFLFSGLTAFAQQPSSGNNNETPFDVTYQSLKVYPNPVVSNAVLEFKLLEPSRVQVTLLNILGAQVRNLVNETRNQGRQSIQFSADQLERGTYFIRLSINGDIIKTIRVAVSPR, encoded by the coding sequence ATGAGGATCGTAGTTGCTTTATTTTTTCTGTTTAGTGGATTGACTGCTTTTGCGCAGCAACCCTCATCAGGCAACAATAATGAAACGCCTTTTGATGTCACTTATCAGTCATTAAAAGTATATCCAAATCCGGTAGTTTCCAATGCAGTTCTGGAGTTCAAATTGTTAGAGCCGTCCAGAGTTCAGGTGACTTTGCTCAATATCCTTGGCGCCCAGGTGAGAAACCTGGTCAATGAAACCAGAAATCAAGGCAGGCAATCCATTCAGTTCTCAGCAGACCAATTGGAGCGGGGAACATATTTTATCAGATTAAGCATCAATGGTGATATAATCAAAACCATCCGGGTAGCGGTGTCCCCGCGTTAG
- a CDS encoding redoxin domain-containing protein: MRSFGTICLILLVTSGLFAQKKARDFKVTTTDKKSIELYKDYLNKGKIVMLKIFFVDCPPCNDIAPSISNLYKQYRTQNVEFIELSNKTWDFDAGVIGYKLKYDLPFPGVSNDGGSVEASNLYSDNYFGPFFGTPTFIIIRPDGTVTWDPRGITRNETIAKLDAALAEAVKSLSIPTPPPPTPVDTTKPTPPPPIPTPVDTTKPTPPPPIPTPVDTTTPKPVPPTIPKLVDTLHLSGKLSLNSTTLGLVKMNLIWNEKSYNFSTDIIGKFKIDLVDTFKNSGSAMLTIAYNQDYTAGVSTSDLILIQKHILGVLRFSDYKQLLAADVDSNGDINVIDLLELRKLILGLTDKLPNSPSVQFIWQSPNNLIRNSSGPISYSDLKSLSGKSFDIQVVKIGNVN; encoded by the coding sequence ATGAGATCGTTTGGTACAATTTGTTTGATTCTGTTAGTGACTTCAGGGCTATTTGCTCAGAAAAAAGCAAGAGATTTTAAGGTCACTACGACCGACAAAAAATCCATCGAATTGTACAAGGATTATTTAAACAAGGGCAAAATCGTCATGCTCAAAATATTTTTTGTGGATTGTCCACCTTGCAATGATATCGCACCTTCGATTAGTAATCTATACAAACAATATCGCACTCAAAATGTGGAGTTCATTGAGCTTTCAAATAAAACCTGGGACTTCGATGCAGGAGTGATTGGATATAAACTCAAATATGACCTTCCTTTTCCTGGCGTAAGCAATGATGGGGGCAGTGTCGAAGCCAGTAACCTTTATTCTGATAATTATTTTGGGCCTTTTTTTGGCACGCCCACTTTTATCATCATACGACCTGATGGTACCGTAACCTGGGATCCTCGCGGAATCACGAGAAATGAGACAATAGCCAAATTAGATGCAGCTTTGGCGGAGGCAGTTAAATCACTTTCAATCCCTACACCCCCACCTCCTACACCGGTAGACACTACCAAGCCAACTCCTCCTCCTCCAATTCCTACTCCGGTAGATACCACTAAACCAACTCCACCTCCTCCTATACCTACTCCAGTAGATACTACTACTCCAAAACCGGTGCCACCTACCATTCCCAAGTTAGTTGACACTCTCCATCTATCAGGAAAATTAAGTTTGAATAGTACCACTCTCGGCCTTGTCAAAATGAACTTAATCTGGAATGAAAAAAGTTATAATTTTTCAACCGATATCATCGGAAAATTTAAAATTGACCTTGTGGATACTTTTAAAAATTCAGGATCTGCAATGTTGACTATTGCTTATAACCAGGATTATACTGCAGGCGTATCTACCAGTGACCTGATATTGATACAAAAACATATCCTGGGAGTGCTCAGGTTTTCAGACTACAAACAATTGCTAGCTGCAGATGTCGACTCCAATGGGGATATCAATGTGATCGATTTGCTTGAGCTTCGTAAGCTCATCCTGGGGCTGACCGACAAACTACCTAATTCACCATCAGTACAGTTTATCTGGCAGAGCCCTAACAACTTAATTCGCAATAGTTCTGGACCAATTTCTTATTCTGACTTAAAATCATTGAGTGGAAAGTCATTTGACATTCAGGTAGTCAAGATTGGAAATGTAAATTAA
- a CDS encoding cyclase family protein has product MVFSKVSPTLATVVVLVFILGGCNNIGSKPPGPIDSPTALPDLSGIHWIDLTHSFDSSTLYWPNNVNNFKLTTESKGTTEGGYFYSSYSICTPEHGGTHIDAPVHFAENKYTVDQIPLTSLIGPAVKIDISAHALANRDYLISISDIESWENTFGQIPDHTIVLFQTGYGKFYPNRKEYFGTDQKGPDAIPLLHFPGIDPAAAKWLISNRKVKAVGLDTPSLDYGQSKDFLTHRILMAENLPGFENLNQLELLPATGLLVIALPMKIGGGSGGPLRIVAGM; this is encoded by the coding sequence ATGGTCTTCTCAAAGGTGTCTCCAACTTTGGCGACTGTTGTCGTGCTCGTTTTTATCTTAGGAGGCTGTAACAATATTGGATCTAAACCTCCTGGGCCAATAGACTCACCTACAGCCTTGCCGGATCTATCCGGTATACATTGGATAGATCTTACGCACTCATTTGATAGTTCCACCTTGTATTGGCCTAATAATGTCAACAATTTTAAACTCACCACAGAATCCAAAGGGACTACTGAAGGTGGATATTTTTACTCAAGTTATTCGATATGTACTCCAGAGCACGGGGGTACCCATATAGATGCACCGGTGCATTTTGCAGAGAATAAATATACTGTGGACCAAATCCCTTTAACTTCTTTGATAGGCCCTGCTGTAAAAATCGATATCTCTGCCCACGCACTAGCCAATCGTGATTATTTGATCTCTATAAGCGATATTGAATCATGGGAGAATACTTTTGGCCAAATCCCTGATCACACCATTGTTTTATTTCAAACCGGGTATGGAAAATTCTATCCAAATCGAAAAGAATATTTTGGCACCGATCAAAAAGGTCCGGATGCGATCCCTTTATTGCATTTTCCCGGGATAGATCCGGCAGCAGCAAAATGGCTGATATCAAATCGTAAAGTAAAGGCGGTAGGTTTAGACACTCCCAGCCTTGATTATGGACAGTCAAAGGATTTTCTGACCCATCGAATTCTAATGGCAGAAAATTTGCCAGGATTTGAAAATCTGAATCAACTTGAACTTTTGCCTGCCACTGGACTACTGGTAATCGCATTGCCGATGAAGATAGGAGGTGGAAGTGGTGGGCCGCTTCGTATTGTAGCTGGCATGTAA
- a CDS encoding M1 family metallopeptidase, whose product MTRLLIVFFTAMNVISIAQPDRWQQRISYQMEIDFDANLHQFTGTQKIVYYNNSPETLDKIYYHLYYNAFQPGSSMDVRSLNLPDPDGRVRDRISKLKPDEIGYQQILSLTQNGIPLKYQVEGTILEVQLAAPIKGKSKTRLDMKFKAQVPIQIRRTGRNNREGIAYSMSQWYPKLCEYDYQGWHANPYVAREFYGVWGDFDVKIHMDKKYLIAAGGYIQNAKEVGYGYENPGDKLKLPSGEKLLWHFKAPNVHDFMWAADPEYKHTKLVNDGGIEMNFFFQENDKTRDTWAQLPQVMNQVFKIADRSFGQYPYKYYAFVQGGDGGMEYPMATLIMGEGTLGGLVGVATHELMHSWYQMVLGTNESLYPWMDEGFTSYAEDKITAELNAPGSTELYGTDAYAGGGYAGYFGLAKSGKEEPLSTHSDHYATNFAYGRAAYSKGEVFLHQLEYIIGKPVFEKCLLDYFNTWKFKHPNVNDFIRIFEKGSGLELDWYKEYYVNSTKQIDLAIDSVYQDGNQTKIRINKVQPFIMPVDLTVTYTDGTRAYEYIPLDLMRGEKKSEWPGMSLHVQPDWTWTYPKYTMTLDKPLSMIQSIAIDPSKRLADVNGANNVWSR is encoded by the coding sequence ATGACTAGACTTTTAATTGTTTTTTTTACGGCAATGAATGTAATTTCTATTGCTCAGCCTGATCGGTGGCAGCAACGCATCAGCTACCAAATGGAGATTGACTTTGATGCGAATCTGCATCAGTTTACCGGCACTCAGAAAATAGTGTATTATAATAATTCGCCGGAGACCCTGGACAAAATCTATTACCACTTATATTACAATGCATTCCAGCCTGGTAGCAGTATGGATGTACGATCTTTAAATCTGCCCGATCCTGATGGTCGCGTGAGAGACCGGATATCCAAACTCAAGCCGGATGAAATAGGCTACCAGCAGATCCTTTCACTCACACAAAACGGAATCCCGTTAAAATACCAGGTCGAAGGTACCATCCTTGAAGTCCAACTGGCAGCCCCTATCAAAGGCAAGTCAAAAACCAGGCTTGACATGAAGTTTAAAGCCCAGGTCCCCATCCAAATCAGAAGGACCGGTAGAAACAACCGTGAAGGCATCGCTTATTCCATGAGTCAATGGTATCCCAAGCTGTGTGAATATGATTACCAGGGATGGCACGCCAATCCCTATGTAGCCCGCGAATTTTATGGTGTCTGGGGTGATTTCGATGTCAAGATCCATATGGACAAAAAATATCTCATAGCGGCAGGTGGATACATTCAAAATGCCAAAGAAGTCGGGTATGGTTACGAAAACCCTGGTGACAAACTCAAACTCCCGTCTGGTGAAAAGCTCCTATGGCATTTTAAAGCGCCCAATGTGCATGATTTTATGTGGGCTGCCGATCCAGAATACAAGCACACCAAACTAGTCAATGATGGTGGCATCGAGATGAATTTTTTCTTCCAGGAAAATGACAAGACCAGGGATACCTGGGCTCAGCTGCCCCAGGTCATGAACCAGGTTTTCAAAATTGCGGATAGGTCTTTTGGCCAATACCCTTATAAATATTATGCTTTCGTACAGGGAGGCGATGGAGGAATGGAATATCCTATGGCCACGCTCATCATGGGTGAAGGCACCTTGGGTGGCCTGGTAGGAGTAGCCACCCATGAGCTTATGCATAGCTGGTACCAGATGGTGTTGGGTACCAATGAAAGTCTTTATCCATGGATGGATGAAGGATTTACCAGCTACGCTGAAGACAAAATCACTGCTGAATTGAATGCCCCCGGAAGTACAGAGCTCTACGGCACAGATGCCTATGCAGGAGGCGGGTATGCAGGATATTTTGGCCTGGCCAAAAGTGGTAAAGAAGAACCCCTCAGCACCCATTCAGACCACTATGCGACCAATTTTGCCTATGGCAGAGCTGCTTATTCTAAAGGCGAAGTCTTCTTGCACCAACTGGAGTACATTATTGGTAAGCCGGTGTTTGAAAAATGCCTGCTGGACTATTTTAATACCTGGAAATTCAAACATCCCAATGTCAACGACTTTATCCGGATTTTCGAGAAGGGTAGTGGCCTAGAGCTCGACTGGTACAAAGAATATTATGTCAATAGTACCAAGCAAATAGATCTGGCTATTGACTCTGTATACCAGGATGGTAATCAAACCAAAATCAGGATCAATAAAGTCCAGCCCTTTATCATGCCTGTAGACCTCACAGTCACGTATACGGATGGTACCAGGGCCTATGAGTATATACCCCTGGATTTGATGCGCGGGGAGAAAAAATCGGAATGGCCAGGGATGAGCCTTCATGTACAACCTGACTGGACCTGGACTTATCCAAAATATACGATGACCCTGGACAAACCTCTGAGCATGATCCAATCCATTGCGATCGATCCTAGCAAAAGATTAGCCGATGTAAATGGGGCTAATAATGTGTGGTCAAGGTAG
- a CDS encoding GNAT family N-acetyltransferase: MDYSIIKASMTDYESILHLYKKCTRHLESIGIHQWDDNYPSPGMLRNNIRDGVTWVIRVQEVVIATVTLDSDQDEKFNAIHWAYPSDRVLVIHRLCVDPDHQGRGLARYMIAFSEKYAEDHGYEVIRLDAFLGNTYSQKLYRKLHYHEAIGYCYYPPDDIMCNCFEKKICL, translated from the coding sequence ATGGACTATTCTATCATCAAGGCATCCATGACCGATTATGAATCCATTCTGCATTTGTATAAAAAATGCACTCGCCATTTAGAGAGCATCGGCATTCACCAATGGGATGATAATTATCCTTCGCCAGGGATGTTGCGAAATAATATTAGAGATGGCGTGACCTGGGTCATCCGGGTCCAAGAGGTCGTCATCGCTACGGTCACGCTCGATAGTGATCAGGATGAAAAGTTCAATGCTATTCACTGGGCGTATCCATCCGATAGGGTATTGGTCATCCACCGACTCTGTGTGGATCCGGATCATCAGGGTCGGGGCTTGGCCAGGTACATGATTGCTTTTTCAGAAAAGTATGCTGAAGATCATGGCTATGAAGTCATCCGGCTGGATGCTTTTTTAGGCAATACTTATTCACAAAAATTGTATCGAAAACTTCATTATCACGAAGCGATAGGCTATTGTTATTATCCTCCTGATGATATCATGTGCAATTGTTTTGAGAAAAAAATTTGTCTCTGA
- a CDS encoding GNAT family N-acetyltransferase, with amino-acid sequence MAAQEQLGGAVIVPMTDADLVWVADFQPTDWPDIKTAYKLYTTWWFSHPMKLVLQNQVIGIGNVILFQNSAWLTQIIIRSTHQNQGFGTALTQALIDLVRDKVTGISLLATEMGFPVYKKLGFKIQGEYSFYKWDDFMAEASSLLLSPYHTDYHCAMLDFDRQVTGENRARLLQNYLPEAQIMVEKNKLIAMSIPSLGDGWIISKSSAIGLELMNNHIQKNNRLVLPDDNTFAHDYLSKINKSPYRKAYRMVLGKPPAYRPEWIFGRVGGNLG; translated from the coding sequence ATGGCAGCCCAGGAGCAGCTAGGAGGGGCTGTAATAGTGCCCATGACGGATGCAGATTTGGTTTGGGTGGCTGACTTTCAACCAACAGATTGGCCTGACATAAAGACTGCATATAAGCTTTACACAACATGGTGGTTTAGTCATCCTATGAAATTAGTCCTCCAAAACCAGGTCATTGGGATTGGCAATGTCATTTTATTTCAAAATTCTGCCTGGTTAACTCAAATTATCATTAGGTCCACCCATCAAAATCAAGGCTTTGGGACCGCGCTTACCCAGGCGCTGATAGATTTGGTCCGGGATAAAGTCACAGGTATTTCATTGCTGGCCACGGAGATGGGTTTTCCGGTTTATAAAAAGTTGGGATTTAAGATTCAGGGAGAGTACTCTTTTTATAAATGGGATGACTTTATGGCGGAGGCATCTTCATTACTATTATCACCATATCACACTGATTATCATTGCGCTATGTTGGATTTTGACAGACAAGTTACAGGGGAAAACCGCGCCAGGTTATTGCAAAATTATTTGCCCGAGGCGCAGATCATGGTAGAAAAAAATAAATTAATAGCGATGTCCATACCTTCATTAGGTGATGGGTGGATCATCAGCAAATCCTCAGCCATTGGACTGGAATTGATGAATAATCATATTCAGAAAAATAATCGGCTTGTGCTTCCAGATGATAATACCTTCGCTCATGATTATCTCTCGAAAATAAATAAATCGCCTTACAGAAAAGCATACAGGATGGTTCTGGGAAAACCACCAGCGTATAGGCCGGAGTGGATATTTGGAAGAGTTGGGGGTAATTTGGGGTAA
- a CDS encoding cob(I)yrinic acid a,c-diamide adenosyltransferase, whose translation MKIYTKTGDQGMTSLYGGARLPKHHIRIEAYGTVDELNAWVGLLRDGLMVENHRTMLKEIQDRLFTIGANLASEPGQNMPTPDITPADISRLELEIDLLTNELEPLKHFVLPGGHRLVSEAHITRTICRRAERRIMALHEQEAVEILIITYINRLSDYFFVLSRWIAKDQVVKEIKWQPRSS comes from the coding sequence ATGAAAATTTATACCAAGACCGGAGATCAGGGCATGACCTCACTCTATGGTGGAGCCAGGCTACCCAAACACCATATCCGCATAGAAGCCTATGGTACCGTAGACGAGCTCAATGCCTGGGTCGGGCTCTTGAGGGACGGCTTGATGGTCGAAAATCATCGCACCATGTTGAAAGAAATTCAGGATAGATTATTTACGATTGGAGCCAATCTCGCTTCAGAGCCCGGCCAAAACATGCCTACTCCGGATATTACTCCTGCAGATATATCCAGACTCGAATTGGAGATCGATCTGCTGACCAATGAATTGGAGCCCTTAAAACATTTTGTATTGCCTGGAGGTCATAGACTGGTCAGTGAGGCGCATATCACCAGGACCATATGCCGTAGGGCCGAGCGCCGGATAATGGCTTTGCATGAGCAGGAGGCCGTAGAAATATTGATCATCACCTATATCAACAGGCTCTCTGATTATTTCTTTGTACTGAGTCGCTGGATAGCTAAAGATCAGGTAGTAAAAGAAATAAAATGGCAGCCCAGGAGCAGCTAG
- the pruA gene encoding L-glutamate gamma-semialdehyde dehydrogenase — protein sequence MQGNYILPPVTNEPILAYTPGSKEREDIKSALDLALSTTKEVKMSIGTQKLAYGTPVPMRSPHDHQQILGYHYLGTKDHVSKAIKSALQAKNDWERMPWYDRAAIFLKAADLLSGPYRQKMNAATMLCQSKNIYQSEIDAVAELADFLRFNVRYMKEIYEVQPSSAPGIWNRLEYRPLEGFVVAITPFNFTSIAGNLPCAPALLGNTVVWKPAETQLYSASIIMEVLEAAGLPPGVINMVTVDGPSLGAVVFAHPDFAGLHFTGSTQVFQYLWKTIGANISNYRSYPRIVGETGGKDFVLAHPSADPRAVAVALARGAFEYQGQKCSAASRAYLPASLWKSIKKYLLEDVESMMMGSPLDFSNFVNAVIDEKAFDKITGYIKHAKRSSQASIISGGTFDKTEGYFIKPTIIQTTAPQYKTMVEEIFGPVLTIYVYEDKAYDQTLELVDKTSPYALTGAVFARDKNVIIDATHRLRHAAGNFYLNDKPTGAVVDQQPFGGARASGTNDKAGSILNLLRWVSPRTIKENFNPPHDYRYPWMAKD from the coding sequence ATGCAAGGCAATTATATTTTACCCCCGGTCACTAATGAGCCAATCCTGGCTTATACCCCTGGATCAAAGGAAAGAGAAGATATCAAATCTGCCCTCGACCTGGCTTTGTCTACTACTAAAGAAGTTAAGATGAGCATTGGTACTCAAAAACTGGCTTATGGGACGCCTGTTCCAATGCGATCGCCTCATGACCATCAGCAAATCCTTGGATACCACTACCTGGGGACCAAAGACCATGTATCAAAAGCAATCAAATCAGCTTTGCAAGCAAAAAACGATTGGGAACGCATGCCCTGGTATGATCGGGCAGCCATATTTCTCAAAGCTGCTGACCTACTCAGTGGCCCATACCGCCAAAAAATGAATGCAGCCACCATGCTGTGTCAATCCAAAAACATCTATCAGTCGGAGATCGATGCTGTAGCGGAACTCGCTGATTTTCTTCGTTTTAACGTTAGGTACATGAAGGAAATTTATGAGGTACAACCTTCCAGTGCCCCTGGCATTTGGAACAGGCTGGAATATCGACCATTGGAGGGTTTTGTAGTAGCCATCACCCCTTTCAATTTTACTTCTATAGCAGGCAATCTGCCTTGTGCCCCGGCGCTCCTGGGTAATACAGTCGTCTGGAAACCGGCGGAAACTCAACTGTATTCGGCCAGCATTATCATGGAAGTTTTAGAAGCAGCAGGCTTGCCTCCGGGAGTTATCAATATGGTGACTGTTGATGGCCCTTCGCTGGGTGCTGTAGTTTTTGCCCATCCTGATTTTGCAGGGCTTCATTTTACAGGAAGTACCCAGGTATTCCAATATTTGTGGAAAACTATTGGGGCCAATATCTCTAATTACAGATCTTATCCGCGGATTGTGGGAGAGACCGGAGGTAAAGATTTTGTACTGGCACACCCTTCTGCTGACCCAAGAGCGGTAGCAGTGGCCCTGGCTCGTGGTGCGTTTGAGTACCAGGGTCAAAAATGTTCAGCCGCCTCCAGGGCTTATCTACCAGCTTCGCTGTGGAAATCAATCAAAAAATATTTATTGGAAGATGTGGAGAGTATGATGATGGGTTCGCCGCTGGATTTTTCCAATTTTGTCAATGCCGTGATTGATGAAAAAGCTTTTGACAAGATCACCGGCTATATCAAACATGCGAAGCGCTCTTCGCAAGCTTCCATCATATCTGGAGGTACCTTTGACAAAACTGAAGGTTATTTTATCAAGCCTACTATCATTCAAACCACTGCCCCCCAGTACAAAACCATGGTCGAAGAGATCTTCGGACCTGTGCTTACAATATATGTATATGAGGATAAAGCCTACGATCAGACCCTGGAACTGGTAGACAAAACATCACCTTATGCTTTGACAGGGGCTGTCTTTGCCAGGGACAAAAATGTCATCATCGACGCCACTCACAGGCTACGCCATGCCGCAGGTAATTTTTATTTAAATGACAAGCCTACCGGTGCTGTTGTGGATCAACAACCATTTGGAGGAGCACGAGCCAGTGGCACCAATGATAAGGCAGGTTCTATCCTCAATCTGCTGCGATGGGTGTCACCGCGTACTATCAAGGAAAATTTCAACCCGCCTCACGATTATCGATATCCCTGGATGGCCAAAGATTAG
- the coaD gene encoding pantetheine-phosphate adenylyltransferase has protein sequence MRIAVFPGSFDPITIGHVDIVYKALPLFDRFIIAIGTNTQKKSLYSLEDRMQWIRDVFEGEPKIVVDFFDGLTAEYAQKISADYLVRGLRNGSDFDYEKTISQVNQTLAKGLETIFFISSPEVAHISSTIVREIISGGGDASPFIPKEVHLKIR, from the coding sequence ATGCGAATAGCTGTATTTCCGGGTTCTTTCGACCCTATCACGATAGGTCATGTAGATATTGTCTATAAAGCATTACCGCTTTTTGACCGGTTTATCATAGCCATCGGCACCAACACGCAGAAAAAATCGCTGTACAGCCTGGAAGATCGTATGCAGTGGATCAGAGATGTTTTTGAGGGGGAACCCAAGATTGTAGTAGATTTTTTTGATGGACTGACTGCGGAATATGCTCAAAAGATTTCTGCAGACTATTTGGTCAGAGGACTGAGGAATGGAAGCGATTTTGATTACGAGAAAACCATCTCTCAAGTCAATCAGACCCTGGCAAAAGGATTGGAAACAATATTCTTTATCAGTAGCCCGGAAGTAGCCCATATCAGCAGTACTATCGTGCGTGAAATCATCAGTGGAGGCGGAGATGCCAGTCCATTCATTCCTAAGGAAGTTCATTTAAAAATACGTTAA